The following are encoded together in the Juglans microcarpa x Juglans regia isolate MS1-56 chromosome 2D, Jm3101_v1.0, whole genome shotgun sequence genome:
- the LOC121248932 gene encoding flavonol synthase/flavanone 3-hydroxylase-like, which yields MEVQRVQAVANSLSFATDTIPAEFVRPQQEQPAITTFRGPVPEIPTIDLCDPDQENLVRSIANASKEWGIFQVVNHGIPTDVISKLQAVGREFFQLPQEEKEVYARSSSSQSIEGYGSKLQKDLDGKKSWVDHLFHKIWPQTCINYQFWPKNPPSYREANEVYAKYMREVAAKLFESLSLGLELERHVLKEAAGGEEIEYLLKINYYPPCPRPDLTLGVVAHTDLSAITILVPNHVPGLQVLKDEHWIDAKYIPNALIIHIGDQIEILSNGIYKGVLHRTTVDKEKARMSWPVFLEPPTECVVGPLPQLVNEANPPKYKVKKFKDYAYCKLNKLPQ from the exons ATGGAGGTACAGAGAGTGCAAGCTGTTGCAAATTCCTTGTCTTTTGCCACTGATACTATCCCTGCAGAATTCGTTAGGCCTCAGCAAGAACAGCCTGCTATCACCACATTCCGGGGACCCGTCCCGGAAATCCCGACCATCGATCTCTGCGACCCGGATCAAGAAAACCTGGTCCGCTCCATTGCGAATGCCAGCAAGGAGTGGGGGATATTCCAAGTTGTGAACCATGGCATTCCTACTGATGTTATAAGCAAACTACAGGCTGTTGGAAGAGAGTTCTTCCAACTCCCtcaggaagaaaaagaagtgtACGCTCGGTCCTCATCCTCTCAGAGCATTGAGGGCTACGGAAGCAAACTGCAGAAAGATCTCGACGGCAAGAAATCTTGGGTGGATCATCTTTTCCATAAGATTTGGCCTCAGACGTGCATCAACTACCAGTTCTGGCCCAAGAACCCTCCTTCTTACAG AGAGGCGAACGAAGTGTATGCAAAATATATGCGTGAGGTGGCGGCTAAGCTGTTTGAGAGCCTGTCATTAGGGTTAGAGCTTGAAAGGCATGTACTGAAAGAAGCAGCGGGTGGGGAGGAGATAGAATACCttctgaaaataaattattaccCACCATGTCCTCGACCTGATCTCACACTGGGAGTGGTTGCTCATACTGATTTGTCCGCCATAACCATTCTCGTCCCTAACCATGTCCCTGGACTCCAAGTTCTCAAGGATGAACACTGGATCGACGCTAAGTATATTCCCAATGCCCTGATTATCCACATTGGTGACCAGATTGAG ATTCTCAGCAACGGTATATACAAGGGCGTGCTGCACCGTACCACAGTGGATAAAGAAAAGGCGAGGATGTCTTGGCCTGTATTCTTGGAGCCACCTACGGAATGCGTAGTCGGACCTCTTCCTCAACTTGTTAATGAAGCAAACCCTCCCAAGTACAAGGTCAAGAAATTCAAGGACTATGCTTATTGTAAACTCAACAAGCTTCCCCagtaa
- the LOC121248933 gene encoding aspartic proteinase nepenthesin-1-like: protein MASSYFLSSFIFLELALVVILFLSPAFSTPRRALDQRQTVLQSGFRVSLKHVDSGKNLTKFQRIQRGVERGRYRLQRLCAMASATISDSQVDGPIRAGNGEFLMDLSIGTPPVSFSAIIDSGSDLIWTQCKPCQQCYHQPTPIFDPEKSSSFSKMSCENHLCNALPSPTCEGDVCQYYYEYGDDSTTEGVMATETFTFGNSKTSKVSITNIGFGCGNDNFGNGLDQGAGLVGLGRGSLSLVSQLKQPKFSYCLTPFDDTSSGTLLMGSRAGANGGTNASNIKTTPLIKNPTQPTFYYLSLEGISVGNTFVPVISDFEKDGSGGVIIDCGTTLTYMFRSVFDGVKQALIAQMGLPVDDSGASGLDLCFTLQSTEEPPEPILINYPRMVFHFKGSDLELPPTNYMVRDSVDKICLAMADSGILGMGVIGNIQQQNFLVTHDLVKETISFVPTQCDQL from the coding sequence ATGGCTTCATCATACTTTTTATCCTCGTTCATATTTCTTGAGCTGGCCCTAGTAGTGATCTTATTTCTCAGTCCTGCATTTTCCACGCCAAGAAGAGCTCTTGATCAGCGCCAAACTGTACTACAATCTGGATTCAGGGTCTCACTTAAACATGTTGATTCTGGGAAAAACCTCACCAAGTTTCAACGTATCCAACGGGGAGTTGAACGTGGGCGATACAGGTTGCAAAGGCTTTGTGCAATGGCCTCCGCAACCATATCAGATTCTCAGGTTGACGGCCCAATTCGTGCAGGGAATGGGGAGTTTCTGATGGACTTATCTATCGGTACACCACCGGTGAGCTTCTCTGCCATCATTGATTCCGGCAGCGATTTAATATGGACACAATGCAAGCCTTGCCAACAGTGTTATCACCAGCCCACACCAATTTTCGATCCGGAAAAATCATCTTCTTTCTCTAAGATGTCATGTGAAAACCATCTATGCAACGCACTACCCTCGCCAACATGCGAAGGTGATGTTTGCCAGTATTACTATGAGTATGGTGACGATTCCACGACCGAAGGTGTCATGGCGACAGAAACCTTCACGTTCGGGAACTCCAAGACTAGCAAGGTTTCGATTACCAATATTGGGTTTGGTTGTGGGAACGATAACTTCGGAAATGGGTTGGACCAAGGTGCAGGGCTTGTAGGGTTAGGGCGTGGATCCTTATCCCTGGTTTCTCAACTCAAGCAACCCAAATTTTCATACTGCTTAACTCCCTTTGACGACACCTCATCTGGGACACTTTTGATGGGATCTCGTGCGGGCGCGAATGGCGGCACAAATGcatcaaatatcaaaacaacaCCTTTAATAAAAAACCCAACACAGCCAACTTTTTATTATCTCTCGCTTGAAGGGATCTCTGTTGGAAACACTTTTGTGCCCGTCATTAGCGATTTCGAAAAAGATGGCAGTGGCGGCGTGATCATAGATTGTGGGACGACACTTACATACATGTTTCGTTCTGTTTTCGATGGAGTAAAACAAGCGCTCATTGCTCAAATGGGACTTCCGGTTGACGATTCTGGTGCCAGCGGGCTTGACCTATGCTTTACCCTGCAATCTACCGAAGAGCCGCCGGAGCCAATTTTAATCAATTATCCCAGAATGGTTTTTCATTTCAAAGGTTCTGATTTGGAATTGCCCCCCACAAATTATATGGTCAGGGATTCAGTTGATAAGATTTGCTTGGCCATGGCAGACTCTGGTATCTTGGGTATGGGGGTCATTGGCAATATTCAGCAGCAAAACTTTCTGGTGACCCATGATCTTGTGAAAGAAACCATATCGTTCGTTCCTACACAGTGTGATCAACTTTGA
- the LOC121248930 gene encoding oxysterol-binding protein-related protein 1C-like isoform X2, whose amino-acid sequence MYQFCCVAPVSDRTTQAAAAASTPPFSSSLSELQNMQRRTTSFRSLSTPSRNPGSSHSLRIPTNNGDDDHDNRLIPRSKSSVSEWFSRQLSIRDHREVVINDIVGNGISGILYKWVNYGRGWRPRWFVLQDGVLSYFKIHGPDKITINHETERGSMVIGEDSIRRLSRRTRSQSRVRKPVGEIHLKVCSIRESKSDERRFSVYTGTKKRLHLRAESGEDRASWVEALKAVKDMFPRVSNAELMAPAADVVFSTEKLRQRLLEEGVSEVAIQDSETIMRSELSEMHKHLVVLKQKQLLLIDTLRHLETEKVDLENTLVDESQRQASEPGNSSRSRQDKYSEGSASDSYDDIDRREGDEETDDEDNAFFDTRDFLSSSSIRSNGSDFQKSPLGSDEEEDLDGIDCLSRSLGHKYPHVRRRKKLPEPVEKEKGVSLWSMIKDNIGKDLAKVCLPVYFNEPISSLQKCYEDLEYSYLLDRAYEWGKMGNGLMRILNVAAFAVSGYASTDGRTCKPFNPLLGETYEADFPDKGLRFISEKVSHHPVIVACHCEGRNWRIWGDNNLKSKFWGRSIQLDPVGLLTLEFDDGEVFQWSKVTTSIYNLIIGKLYCDHYGTMRIEGNRDYSCKLKFKEHSIIDRNPHQLHCRYKVLSKIRMVKQWQL is encoded by the exons ATGTATCAGTTCTGCTGCGTCGCGCCCGTATCGGATCGCACTACCCAGGCCGCCGCCGCCGCCTCTACTCCTCCGTTCTCCTCGTCCTTATCGGAGCTCCAGAACATGCAACGCCGGACGACGTCGTTTCGATCGCTATCCACCCCGAGCCGCAACCCTGGGTCCTCCCATAGCTTACGCATCCCCACCAATAACGGCGACGACGACCACGACAACCGTCTGATCCCGCGATCCAAATCCTCAGTGTCGGAGTGGTTCTCTAGGCAGCTGTCCATTCGGGATCACCGGGAGGTCGTGATCAACGACATTGTCGGGAATGGGATCTCCGGCATTCTGTACAAGTGGGTCAACTACGGCCGGGGATGGCGTCCACGGTGGTTCGTTCTCCAGGACGGTGTTCTTTCCTATTTCAAAATCCACGGCCCCGATAAGATTACGATCAATCACGAAACCGAAAGAGGATCGATGGTTATCGGCGAAGACTCCATCCGTCGACTCTCCCGCCGAACCCGCTCTCAATCCCGCGTCCGTAAACCCGTCGGTGAAATCCACCTCAAG GTGTGTTCGATTCGGGAGAGTAAGTCGGACGAGAGGAGGTTCTCGGTGTACACGGGGACGAAGAAGAGGCTGCATCTGAGGGCAGAGAGCGGGGAGGACAGGGCATCGTGGGTGGAAGCGTTGAAGGCGGTGAAGGACATGTTTCCGCGGGTGTCGAATGCTGAGCTGATGGCGCCCGCTGCGGATGTGGTGTTTTCGACTGAGAAGTTGAGACAGCGACTGTTGGAGGAGGGGGTGAGCGAGGTCGCCATCCAAGATAGCGAGACCATTATGAGGAGTGAGCTCTCAGAGATGCATAAGCACCTTGTGGTCCTCAAGCAGAAGCAGTTGTTGCTCATTGACACATTGCGTCACTTGGAG ACAGAAAAGGTTGACTTGGAGAACACGCTCGTTGATGAGAGTCAAAGGCAAGCATCGGAGCCAGGAAATTCCTCTAGATCAAGGCAAGACAAGTACAGCG AGGGAAGTGCAAGTGATTCTTATGATGACATTGACAGACGTGAGGGAGACGAAGAAACTGATGATGAAGACAATGCATTTTTTGATACTCGAGATTTTCTTTCGTCCAGTTCTATCAGAAGTAATGGATCTGATTTTCAGAAATCGCCACTTGGTTCTGATGAAGAAGAGGATCTAGATGGCATTGATTGTTTAAGTAGATCTCTTGGACATAAGTATCCTCATGTTAGGCGCCGTAAGAAATTGCCTGAAccagttgaaaaagaaaagggcgTTAGTCTTTGGTCAATGATCAAAGATAATATTGGGAAGGATCTTGCCAAAGTCTGCCTTCCAGTTTATTTTAACGAGCCCATCTCTTCTTTACAGAAATGTTATGAAGATCTGGAATACTCATACCTGCTAGATCGTGCCTATGAATGGGGTAAAATG GGTAATGGCCTTATGAGGATTCTAAATGTAGCAGCATTTGCAGTATCAGGATATGCTTCTACTGATGGAAGAACTTGCAAACCATTTAATCCGTTACTGGGTGAGACATACGAAGCTGATTTTCCAGATAAAGGCCTTCGTTTCATCTCCGAGAAG GTTAGTCATCACCCAGTGATTGTTGCATGCCATTGTGAGGGGCGCAACTGGAGAATTTGGGGAGACAacaatttaaaaagtaaattttgggGTCGTTCGATTCAGCTGGATCCTGTTGGTCTGTTGACTTTGGAGTTTGATGATGGTGAAGTTTTTCAGTGGAGCAAG GTAACGACTTCCATTTACAACCTTATTATAGGAAAACTCTACTGCGACCACTATGGTACAATGCGCATAGAGGGGAATCGTGACTACTCGTGTAAACTAAAATTTAAGGAGCACTCGATCATTGATAGAAATCCGCACCAG TTGCATTGCAGGTACAAGGTACTGTCCAAGATAAGAATGGTAAAACAATGGCAACTTTGA
- the LOC121248930 gene encoding oxysterol-binding protein-related protein 1C-like isoform X1 encodes MYQFCCVAPVSDRTTQAAAAASTPPFSSSLSELQNMQRRTTSFRSLSTPSRNPGSSHSLRIPTNNGDDDHDNRLIPRSKSSVSEWFSRQLSIRDHREVVINDIVGNGISGILYKWVNYGRGWRPRWFVLQDGVLSYFKIHGPDKITINHETERGSMVIGEDSIRRLSRRTRSQSRVRKPVGEIHLKVCSIRESKSDERRFSVYTGTKKRLHLRAESGEDRASWVEALKAVKDMFPRVSNAELMAPAADVVFSTEKLRQRLLEEGVSEVAIQDSETIMRSELSEMHKHLVVLKQKQLLLIDTLRHLETEKVDLENTLVDESQRQASEPGNSSRSRQDKYSEGSASDSYDDIDRREGDEETDDEDNAFFDTRDFLSSSSIRSNGSDFQKSPLGSDEEEDLDGIDCLSRSLGHKYPHVRRRKKLPEPVEKEKGVSLWSMIKDNIGKDLAKVCLPVYFNEPISSLQKCYEDLEYSYLLDRAYEWGKMGNGLMRILNVAAFAVSGYASTDGRTCKPFNPLLGETYEADFPDKGLRFISEKVSHHPVIVACHCEGRNWRIWGDNNLKSKFWGRSIQLDPVGLLTLEFDDGEVFQWSKVTTSIYNLIIGKLYCDHYGTMRIEGNRDYSCKLKFKEHSIIDRNPHQVQGTVQDKNGKTMATLIGKWDESMHYVTGDNPGKGKGSGSLLEPCLLWRRSKPSEYPTRYNLTRFAITLNELTLGLEEKLPPTDSRLRPDQRYLENGEYEKANEEKLRLEQRQRQARGMQEKGWKPRWFEKDSSNNTYHYIGGYWEAREKHNWESCPNIFGQLSTDQSFD; translated from the exons ATGTATCAGTTCTGCTGCGTCGCGCCCGTATCGGATCGCACTACCCAGGCCGCCGCCGCCGCCTCTACTCCTCCGTTCTCCTCGTCCTTATCGGAGCTCCAGAACATGCAACGCCGGACGACGTCGTTTCGATCGCTATCCACCCCGAGCCGCAACCCTGGGTCCTCCCATAGCTTACGCATCCCCACCAATAACGGCGACGACGACCACGACAACCGTCTGATCCCGCGATCCAAATCCTCAGTGTCGGAGTGGTTCTCTAGGCAGCTGTCCATTCGGGATCACCGGGAGGTCGTGATCAACGACATTGTCGGGAATGGGATCTCCGGCATTCTGTACAAGTGGGTCAACTACGGCCGGGGATGGCGTCCACGGTGGTTCGTTCTCCAGGACGGTGTTCTTTCCTATTTCAAAATCCACGGCCCCGATAAGATTACGATCAATCACGAAACCGAAAGAGGATCGATGGTTATCGGCGAAGACTCCATCCGTCGACTCTCCCGCCGAACCCGCTCTCAATCCCGCGTCCGTAAACCCGTCGGTGAAATCCACCTCAAG GTGTGTTCGATTCGGGAGAGTAAGTCGGACGAGAGGAGGTTCTCGGTGTACACGGGGACGAAGAAGAGGCTGCATCTGAGGGCAGAGAGCGGGGAGGACAGGGCATCGTGGGTGGAAGCGTTGAAGGCGGTGAAGGACATGTTTCCGCGGGTGTCGAATGCTGAGCTGATGGCGCCCGCTGCGGATGTGGTGTTTTCGACTGAGAAGTTGAGACAGCGACTGTTGGAGGAGGGGGTGAGCGAGGTCGCCATCCAAGATAGCGAGACCATTATGAGGAGTGAGCTCTCAGAGATGCATAAGCACCTTGTGGTCCTCAAGCAGAAGCAGTTGTTGCTCATTGACACATTGCGTCACTTGGAG ACAGAAAAGGTTGACTTGGAGAACACGCTCGTTGATGAGAGTCAAAGGCAAGCATCGGAGCCAGGAAATTCCTCTAGATCAAGGCAAGACAAGTACAGCG AGGGAAGTGCAAGTGATTCTTATGATGACATTGACAGACGTGAGGGAGACGAAGAAACTGATGATGAAGACAATGCATTTTTTGATACTCGAGATTTTCTTTCGTCCAGTTCTATCAGAAGTAATGGATCTGATTTTCAGAAATCGCCACTTGGTTCTGATGAAGAAGAGGATCTAGATGGCATTGATTGTTTAAGTAGATCTCTTGGACATAAGTATCCTCATGTTAGGCGCCGTAAGAAATTGCCTGAAccagttgaaaaagaaaagggcgTTAGTCTTTGGTCAATGATCAAAGATAATATTGGGAAGGATCTTGCCAAAGTCTGCCTTCCAGTTTATTTTAACGAGCCCATCTCTTCTTTACAGAAATGTTATGAAGATCTGGAATACTCATACCTGCTAGATCGTGCCTATGAATGGGGTAAAATG GGTAATGGCCTTATGAGGATTCTAAATGTAGCAGCATTTGCAGTATCAGGATATGCTTCTACTGATGGAAGAACTTGCAAACCATTTAATCCGTTACTGGGTGAGACATACGAAGCTGATTTTCCAGATAAAGGCCTTCGTTTCATCTCCGAGAAG GTTAGTCATCACCCAGTGATTGTTGCATGCCATTGTGAGGGGCGCAACTGGAGAATTTGGGGAGACAacaatttaaaaagtaaattttgggGTCGTTCGATTCAGCTGGATCCTGTTGGTCTGTTGACTTTGGAGTTTGATGATGGTGAAGTTTTTCAGTGGAGCAAG GTAACGACTTCCATTTACAACCTTATTATAGGAAAACTCTACTGCGACCACTATGGTACAATGCGCATAGAGGGGAATCGTGACTACTCGTGTAAACTAAAATTTAAGGAGCACTCGATCATTGATAGAAATCCGCACCAG GTACAAGGTACTGTCCAAGATAAGAATGGTAAAACAATGGCAACTTTGATCGGAAAATGGGATGAGAGCATGCACTATGTAACAGGCGATAATCCTGGGAAAGGGAAAGGGTCAGGGTCATTGTTGGAACCCTGTTTGCTATGGAGACGGAGCAAGCCATCCGAATATCCAACCAGATATAATCTAACACGCTTTGCCATTACGCTGAATGAGCTTACACTTGGACTTGag GAGAAGTTGCCACCAACAGACTCAAGACTCAGACCTGATCAGAGGTATTTGGAGAATGGGGAGTATGAAAAGGCCAATGAGGAGAAGTTGCGGCTGGAACAGAGACAGCGACAG GCACGGGGAATGCAAGAGAAGGGTTGGAAACCAAGGTGGTTTGAAAAGGACAGCAGCAACAATACCTACCACTATATTGGTGGTTACTGGGAAGCGAGGGAAAAGCATAACTGGGAATCATGCCCTAATATCTTTGGCCAACTCTCAACTGATCAAAGTTTTGACTAG